The Weissella confusa DNA window GTTCTTTTGTGTCACAGAAACACCAACACCGCCACCCTTCATCAATTGGTCGAACAAGAAAGCAAATGGCATTGAGGCCATGATTTCTTGCTTATCTGCATATGGTGGCACGATGTGACTCTCACCGTATGCTTGTGGGCGCATTGCCACAAACCAGCAGTTGTTCAACGCATCCCCGTGCGCCTCTTGATAAGGCGTACCTGAAATCCACAAGTTACGACCAGATGGTGTTGCAGACAATGAATAAATCGCACGGAACAATTCTTCGGCTTCGATTTGTAGCGCATCAATATCCTCAACTGATGCTGTTCCTTCTTGCAAACGTGGATCCAAGTTGATGTTTCCTTCGACTACACGCTTCACTGTCTCATGCCATTCTTCCGTACGGCCCGCCGCATCATTCCAACGTGCATACGTACGCTTGTAGGTTACCCAACCCAACGTTCCCCAGTGTGGCTTAATGTTCGCAATTGTTTCGGCGACAAACGCGTCTGATAACTTAATAGACCCCATTCCAATACCCCTTTTTGGTAACATTTCGTTAGTATACGAACATTACCCATTATTTCTTGTGTCTATTATCGGAAAAATAAATACAAACGTCAAATGAATATTTATTCCTAACTAATAGTGAATAATGATTAAAAGATAACTATAGGACGCCGTTTCATTAATTTAAATACACATTTTTAGACGCAATTTTATTCCTATACATTCGTAACCAACAACCTAACGTTCTGTTACATTAGGGTTTTATCATTTTGGAGATTGTCAAAATATACACAATACATTTTCGTTACAAAAAAAGACCTGTTCCCAGCCGGAAACAGGTCTCAATTCTTATAACGTTTTACTTCCACCACTCATCGAAAACAGTGACTGGTGATTGGCGCTTGTGCTCAGTTGTCGTAAACAACTTCTCGATTTGGATGGCATCCTTCTCGGCAACATCCTTACCTTCTAGATAGTCATCAATTGCATCGTAAGTGACACCCAATGCCACTTCGTCAGGCAACGCTGGACGGTCTTCTTCCAAATCAGCCGTTGGCGTCTTTTGGTACAAGTGTTCAGGTGCACCCAAGTAAGCCAAGATTTGACGGCCTTGGCGCTTGTTCAAACGGTACAATGGCGTGATATCAGCCGCACCGTCACCAAACTTCGTGTAGAAACCAGCCAAAGCTTCAGCAGCGTGATCAGTTCCTACGACAACACCGTGCATCGCACCAGCAACACCGTATTGCGCAATCATACGCTCACGGGCCTTGATGTTACCCTTGTTAAAGTCTGACACCGTCACACCGGCTGCTTCAAGTTGCTTGACCACACCTTGAACAGAGTCTTCGATGTTTACACGAATCGTTTGGTCAGCTTGTTGCCAAGCAATTGAATCCAAAGCATCTTGCTCATCAGCTTGGGCGTTGTATGGCAAACGCATAGCCACAAACTTGTAGTCCGCATCCCCAGTCTCAGCACGCAACTCTTCAGCTGCGGTTTGTGACATCTTACCAGCAAGCGTTGAATCTTGACCACCTGAGATTCCCAAAACCAACGTCTTCATCCCAGTCTTCTTAAGGTAAGCCTTCAACAAGTCCACTGAACGACGGAATTCCGTTTCAGGGTCAATGGTTGCTTGGACACCCAACGTATCAATAATCTTCTTTTGCAAATCACGCATGATGACGCTCCTAATTCTCTTCGTATTCTTTTGCGACTTCAGAGACGTATTCACGGAGCTCCTTAATCAAATTCATCTTGTGATCCCAAGCGGCTTGTGACAAGTCGACTGGGTATTCTTGTGGGTTCAAATCACGACGGTACTCAGACCATAGTGATTCAATGTGCTCAGCTGTGTAATCACGAATATCATTCAAAGCTGGCAAATCATAGACCAATTCACCATCCACAAACACATTTTGCAAGATTGGACGGGCCGTATAATCAACAACCGTCTTATTCAAGTATGGGTAGTTTGGATGGAACATGTACAAACCATCTGGCAACTCACGTGGATCTTCATCCCAAAGGGCAACATAATCACCTTGTGACTTACCGTCAGAGTTACGTGTAATGCGCCAAACTTGCTTCTTACCAGGGTTTGAAATCTTCTCAGCCGTTCCTGAAATCTTAATGGTATCCACCATCTCACCGTTTTCATTCTCCACTGAAACAACCTTATAAACACCACCCAATGCTGGTTGGTCATAAGCCGTAATCAACTTCGTACCGATACCCCAAGTATCAATCTTAGCCCCTTGCAACTTCAAACTCGTAATTGTTTCTTCATCCAAATCATTTGATGCCACAATCTTGGCATCTGGGAAACCGGCTTCATCAAGCATCTTGCGGACACCCTTTGAAACGTAAGCCAAGTCACCTGAGTCGATGCGGACACCGATAAAGTTAATCTTGTCGCCCATTTCCTTGGCAACACGGATTGCTGATGGCACACCAGAACGCAATGTATCGTACGTATCAACTAGGAATACGACATCCTTGTGCGTCTCGGCATATGCCTTAAAGGCTTCATAGTCATTACGGTAAACTTGCACCAAACTGTGGGCGTGTGTACCAGAAATTGGAATACCAAATAGCTTACCGGCGCGCACATTTGACGTTGCGTTAAACCCACCGATATAAGCCGCACGCGTTCCCCACAGGGCCGCATCCATTTCTTGGGCACGACGAGTTCCGAATTCCATCAGCGTTTGATCACCGACAACTGAACGGATACGTGAGGCCTTCGTGGCAATCAACGTTTGGTAGTTAACGATGTTCAATAGTGGCGTTTCCACCAATTGTGCATCAAAAACGCTTCCTTCAACTTGCAAGATTGGCTCGTTGTTAAAGACCACTTCACCTTCACGCGGTGCACGAACTGTTGCCTTAAAACGCCAATCCTTCAAGTAGTCCATGAAGTCTTCGTCGAACTCACCGGTCTCACGAAGGTACGCGATGTCACTTTCTGAAAAATGAAGTCCCTTCAAGTATTCAACCAAACGCTCTAGTCCAGCGAAAACCGCGTAACCATTTTTGAAAGGCATCTTGCGGAAGTACATTTCGTAAACGGCCTTGCGTTCATGAATGCCCTTCTTAAAATACGTTTGCATCATTGATAGTTGGTAAGCATCTGTGTGCAATGCCAAACTGTCATCCGGAAATGCCATTGTCATGACGTTCGTCTCCCTAACTTTCGTAAGTATATATGCCCTATATTTTACCACAATTCAGCTTCCTAAACGCCAGCACACTTTTTTAGCACTGCTCTAAAGTAAGTTGTATACTGTTATTTGGAATTATTTAATTTTAATATGTAGAAAGCTGGTGAATTTGTTCATGGCAGAACAAAAGTTTCCTTATAAGGAGTCTCTCCGTGTAGGTATGTTGCTAGCCGGTACAGCCGGTTACATCGACTCATATACCTTCGCCTTTCACGATAACCGCTTTGCAAGTTTCCAAAGTGGTAACCTATTGCAACTTGGTATTAACGTTGCGTCTGGTAAGTGGCATGCAGCTAGTTTGTTTTTCTGGCCAGTCATCGCCTTCTTCGTTGGCGCAGTTTTGAACCAAATCATCAAGAAGGCTTCATTCAAGAATGAAGTGCAATGGGAAGAACGTTCAGTCTTCATCGAGTTGCTTGGCGTTCTATTCGTTGCCTTCCTTGAGCTAGCCCGCGTGAACTCATTGATTGTGCTAAGTGTCTTGGCAATCTTCATGGCCATGCAAGCGGATACCTTCAGTAAGTTGCGTGGTATGCCTTACGCCACGGTTTTGAGTACTGGTAACTTGAAGACGTTCGGTGCCACATTGGCAAATGGCTTCTTGAATCACGATAAGTCACAATTCGTGAAGACGCGTAACGTTGGTTTGGTTATCGCCTCATTCTTAGGGGCAGCGATCATTGCCCACTTCCTTGGTTTGATGATTGGTGACTACACACTATTCGGTGCGCCAATCCTATTGGCCTTCGTTTGGTTCTTCGTTCGCCAAGACCGTTTGGAAACAAAGTAACTTTTCCTGTTGACACGTTTCTCAGAATCAGTTAATATACAAATCAAGCATTTTATAAGTTTTAAACAAGTTGAGCAGGAAAGTAAGTTACCTGAAGCATCAAAGAGAGACAACGTTCGGTGTGAGTTGTTATGTGGATTGTATCTGAAAATGGCCTGTGATTGGCGTTGGTGAGCAGCAAGTCTGTAAGCTAACGACGGATTGGTCTACGTTACAAGACACACGAATCGGCAAAGCATCATCTCGCTCACTGCCCGCTCGTTGTTAAGGTCTGGAGTGGCAACGCTCCAGATGAAGTAGAATGGTAACACGAAGACTCGTTTCTATTTGATCATCAATTTATTTGAATGGTCATTTGGAAACGAGTTTTTTCTTTTTCTACTCACCTGTTTAGAACTAACACATTATTGATATGGGACATGAACTTTAATTATTTGGGAGATTTATTTATGAACAAGGTATTTAAGACTGGTGTTGCGGTAGCTGCCGCAGCGTTGACTGCATCTGTTGTTTTGCCTGCTACGGCTGTTTCAGCTGATTCAAAGACTGTGACGGTTGGTATCGTCGGAACGTCTGACAAGGGCGTTTGGGAAGAAGTTGCTAAGACGGCTAAGAAGAAGTACGGTATCACGATTAAGACAAAGGTCTTCACGGACTACAACCAACCTAACAAGGCTGTTGCTGATGGTTCATTGGACTTGAACTCATTCCAACACTACTACTTCTTGGAAAACTGGAACAAGTCAAACAAGAACTCAGTTAAGGCAATTGGTAAGACTTTCATCACGCCAATCCGTTTGTACTCAGAAAAGTACAAGTCAGTGAAGAAGTTCAAGAAGGGTGATTCAATCGCCGTTCCTAACGACGCAACTAACGAAGCGCGTGCATTGACGTTGTTGCAATCAGCTGGTTTGATTACCTTGAAGAAGGGCGTTGATATGCCAACGGTCAAGGATATCAAGACGAACAAGTTGGACTTGGACATCAAGGAAGTGGCTGCTGACCAAACACCTTCATCATTGAAGTCAGTTGATGGTGCGGTTATCAACACGAACTACGCACAACAAGCTAAGTTGAAGTTGAGCTCAGCAATCTACGTTGAGCCGGTTAACAAGGACTCAAAGAAGTGGATCAACATCATCGCTGCTTCAAAGAAGAACGCTAACAAGAAGATTTACAAGCAAGTTGTTAAGGCCTACCAAACAAAGGCTACTAAGGACTACTTGAAGAAGACTTGGGGACAAGCTGAAATTCCAGCTTGGGACATCACATTGAAGTAATCAACTTCACCCCCACCGCTTTCACGAGCGGTGATACATATCGATATTAATAAGGAGAGATTTTAATGGCTGTTATTCAACTAACTGATGTCAACGTGACATTTAAGCAAAAGAATCGAGAAATTGTGGCGGTTCAAAACGAATCTATCACAATTGAAAAAGGTGATATCTACGGAATCGTTGGTTATTCTGGGGCCGGTAAGTCAACGCTAGTGCGTACGATTAACTTGTTGCAACGCCCTACTTCAGGTTCTGTTTTGGTGAACGGTACTGAAATGACAACGTTGAGCCCTGCGCAATTACGTGATGAGCGTAAGAAGATCGGCATGATCTTCCAACACTTCAACTTGATGAGCGAATTGACGGTGTTTGGTAACGTTGCACAACCATTGAAGCACTCTAACCTTTCAAAGGCTGAGAAGGCTGCTAAGGTTAATGAATTGCTTGAATTGGTTGGCTTGGCTGACCGCGCTGAGAACTACCCTTCTCAACTTTCTGGTGGTCAAAAGCAACGTGTTGCCATCGCGCGTGCCTTGGCTAATGACCCTGAAATTTTGATTTCTGACGAGGCCACATCAGCTTTGGACCCTAAGACAACGAACCAAATTTTGGCATTGTTGAAGCAATTGAACCAAGAACTTGGTTTGACCATTGTGTTGATTACGCACGAAATGCAGGCCGTTAAGGAAGCTGCTAACAAGGTTGCTGTGATGGAAAATGGTGCCATCATCGAACGCGGTTCATTGCTTGAAATCTTCACGAACCCACAAAAGCAATTGACGAAGGACTTCATTAACACGGCCACTAACCGTGACGAAGCGCTTGAAAAGGTTAATGAGCTTTTGGCTGAGCAACCATTGTCAGCTGATGAAGAGCTTTTGCAAATCGATTATGTTGGTGCTGATACGGCACAACCATTGCTATCAACGATTTACGCCGACTACGGTGTCACAACAAACTTGTTGTACTCAAACATGGAGATCTTGACGAAGACGCCGGTTGGCTTGGCCATCGCTATCTTCAAGGGAACTGATTCACAACGTGCGACAGCTAAGGCAAGCTTTGCTGATCACGGTGTTAAGATTGTCGAACTTGCTAAGGGAGGACAAAACTAATGATTCACTGGATTGAAACGACATTTCCAAATGTTTATCAACTTGGCTGGAGTGGTGACTACGGCTGGGGAATTGCCATCTGGCAAACTATTTACATGACCATCGGTTCAGCCTTCTTCGGTGGCTTGCTTGGGCTTGCTTTCGGAACTGGTTTGGTGCTAACGACTGAAAACGGTATTACGCCGAACCGTACCGTATTCCAAATCTTGGATAAGGTCGTCTCTGTCGGCCGTGCCATTCCATTTATCATCATGGTGGTGGCCTTCTCACCTTTGACGCAATTAATCGTTGGTACCACAATCGGTACGACGGCCGCCCTTGTGCCATTGTCATTGGGTGTCTTCCCATTCTACGCTCGCCAAGTGCAAGTCGCTTTGTTGGGGGTTGATGCTGGTAAGGTTGAAGCCGCTCGTTCATTTGGTGCAACAAACTGGGACATCATTACTGACGTTTACCTACGCGAAGGTCGTTCAGAATTGATTCGTGTCTCAACGGTTACGTTGATTAGCTTGGTTGGTTTGACAGCCATGGCTGGTGCTATCGGTGCCGGTGGACTTGGGACAACTGCTATCGTGACTGGTTACCAACGTTTCCAAAACGACGTTATGTGGTTGGCAACCATCATCATCTTGCTCCTTATCGTGTTGATCCAATTCGTTGGTGACTTCTTCGCTAAGCGTGCACATCACGGATAATTAATTTAAGCCTGGTCTCATCCGTTGAGGCCAGGCTTTTTTCGTGTGTTATTCCCCATTCTCCATGTACAATAAGTGAAGTCAAATACGTAAAGAAAGGCGGCTCATATTTTGAAATTCATCGCATTTTTAAAGTGGCTCATCTGGCTCGTCATTGGTTTCTTCATTAGTGGTGTGATTGGCATTGTCATCGACAAAAGCAATCTCATGACAAATTTATTTGGCAGCCTTGGCACAACGATTGGGACACAAATCAACGATATCTGGTGGTTCCTGCCACTAGCGCTACTCAATATTCTCCTCTTCCACTACGCCATCGGTTGGTGGGGTGCAAAAGCCGGACTTGCTTGGTTACTCTTATTACCATACTTGCTCTACGCGGTTGTCAGCACGATCGCCCAAGGGATTACCTGGAATACCACAGCCGTAGTTTATCTGATCGGCGCTTTGGTGGTTGGGTTGACCGAAGAATACATCTTCCGTGGCGCTTTGTTTGCATCCTTCAAGAAAGCCGGGGTTGGTGATACAGCACTTATCGTTGTATCAGCTCTTATCTTCGCTGCATTCCACTTGGTAAATGGCCTTGCAGGTGGCAACTTAATTGCCCTAGTATTCCAAGTACTATTTACATTTGGATTAGGCATTTTCCTCGGGGTCATCTATCTAAAGACAAAGGCGCTACTACCCATCGCATTCGCACACGGTTTCTACGACTTTTCAGTCCTAGCACCAGGTCATGCCCTGTTTAACATGGGTGGTATTACCAACATTCTTATTTTAACAATTGCACTTATTATTCTCGGAGTTGTTTACCAGAAGAAAATTGCATAACAAAAGGCAGCTCAACCGAGCTGCCTTTTCGTTTACTTTTGATTTGTGTTTAGAAGCTGTCCAGCGACCTTTAGTTCACCAAGGGCATCAATAGCTGTATTCGGTACGATAACCGTGTTAGCAGGGCTCTTAGCAACGTCTCTGAAGGCGTCAATGTTTTGAGCGACCAAGTAGTTTGCATCAACCGTACTCAAAATATCATTTGCCTTTTGGATACGATATGCCTCAGCATCTGCCGCCAAACGTACAGCCTTGGCATTAGCTTCAGCTGTTGAAACCAAGGCATCGTTCTGTGCCTTCGTCGTTAGCTCGATTGAACGTGCCTCACCTTCGGCACGCGCAATCGCAGCTTCACGTTCACGCGTGGCATTGATTTGCTTATTCATTGATTCTTGAATCTCAGGCGTTGGTTGAATGGTATCAATATTAATACGATCAACATTTACACCATAAGCATCCGTAATCGAACCCAGTTCCTTGCTTAGGGCTGCGTTAATACGCTCTGTCCCATTCAAGACTTCGTTCAAATCCATCGTACCAATAATGCCTCGCAAATGTGCACGTGATTGTTGCACCATCGACTTTACTGAGTCCGCGTTCTCAAACGTAAACTTGTATGGATCCGTTACGTGATAGTTCAATGACAATGAAATAATAACTTC harbors:
- the nadE gene encoding ammonia-dependent NAD(+) synthetase, with amino-acid sequence MRDLQKKIIDTLGVQATIDPETEFRRSVDLLKAYLKKTGMKTLVLGISGGQDSTLAGKMSQTAAEELRAETGDADYKFVAMRLPYNAQADEQDALDSIAWQQADQTIRVNIEDSVQGVVKQLEAAGVTVSDFNKGNIKARERMIAQYGVAGAMHGVVVGTDHAAEALAGFYTKFGDGAADITPLYRLNKRQGRQILAYLGAPEHLYQKTPTADLEEDRPALPDEVALGVTYDAIDDYLEGKDVAEKDAIQIEKLFTTTEHKRQSPVTVFDEWWK
- a CDS encoding nicotinate phosphoribosyltransferase, whose protein sequence is MTMAFPDDSLALHTDAYQLSMMQTYFKKGIHERKAVYEMYFRKMPFKNGYAVFAGLERLVEYLKGLHFSESDIAYLRETGEFDEDFMDYLKDWRFKATVRAPREGEVVFNNEPILQVEGSVFDAQLVETPLLNIVNYQTLIATKASRIRSVVGDQTLMEFGTRRAQEMDAALWGTRAAYIGGFNATSNVRAGKLFGIPISGTHAHSLVQVYRNDYEAFKAYAETHKDVVFLVDTYDTLRSGVPSAIRVAKEMGDKINFIGVRIDSGDLAYVSKGVRKMLDEAGFPDAKIVASNDLDEETITSLKLQGAKIDTWGIGTKLITAYDQPALGGVYKVVSVENENGEMVDTIKISGTAEKISNPGKKQVWRITRNSDGKSQGDYVALWDEDPRELPDGLYMFHPNYPYLNKTVVDYTARPILQNVFVDGELVYDLPALNDIRDYTAEHIESLWSEYRRDLNPQEYPVDLSQAAWDHKMNLIKELREYVSEVAKEYEEN
- a CDS encoding YoaK family protein gives rise to the protein MAEQKFPYKESLRVGMLLAGTAGYIDSYTFAFHDNRFASFQSGNLLQLGINVASGKWHAASLFFWPVIAFFVGAVLNQIIKKASFKNEVQWEERSVFIELLGVLFVAFLELARVNSLIVLSVLAIFMAMQADTFSKLRGMPYATVLSTGNLKTFGATLANGFLNHDKSQFVKTRNVGLVIASFLGAAIIAHFLGLMIGDYTLFGAPILLAFVWFFVRQDRLETK
- a CDS encoding MetQ/NlpA family ABC transporter substrate-binding protein gives rise to the protein MNKVFKTGVAVAAAALTASVVLPATAVSADSKTVTVGIVGTSDKGVWEEVAKTAKKKYGITIKTKVFTDYNQPNKAVADGSLDLNSFQHYYFLENWNKSNKNSVKAIGKTFITPIRLYSEKYKSVKKFKKGDSIAVPNDATNEARALTLLQSAGLITLKKGVDMPTVKDIKTNKLDLDIKEVAADQTPSSLKSVDGAVINTNYAQQAKLKLSSAIYVEPVNKDSKKWINIIAASKKNANKKIYKQVVKAYQTKATKDYLKKTWGQAEIPAWDITLK
- a CDS encoding methionine ABC transporter ATP-binding protein: MAVIQLTDVNVTFKQKNREIVAVQNESITIEKGDIYGIVGYSGAGKSTLVRTINLLQRPTSGSVLVNGTEMTTLSPAQLRDERKKIGMIFQHFNLMSELTVFGNVAQPLKHSNLSKAEKAAKVNELLELVGLADRAENYPSQLSGGQKQRVAIARALANDPEILISDEATSALDPKTTNQILALLKQLNQELGLTIVLITHEMQAVKEAANKVAVMENGAIIERGSLLEIFTNPQKQLTKDFINTATNRDEALEKVNELLAEQPLSADEELLQIDYVGADTAQPLLSTIYADYGVTTNLLYSNMEILTKTPVGLAIAIFKGTDSQRATAKASFADHGVKIVELAKGGQN
- a CDS encoding methionine ABC transporter permease, giving the protein MIHWIETTFPNVYQLGWSGDYGWGIAIWQTIYMTIGSAFFGGLLGLAFGTGLVLTTENGITPNRTVFQILDKVVSVGRAIPFIIMVVAFSPLTQLIVGTTIGTTAALVPLSLGVFPFYARQVQVALLGVDAGKVEAARSFGATNWDIITDVYLREGRSELIRVSTVTLISLVGLTAMAGAIGAGGLGTTAIVTGYQRFQNDVMWLATIIILLLIVLIQFVGDFFAKRAHHG
- a CDS encoding lysostaphin resistance A-like protein; the encoded protein is MKFIAFLKWLIWLVIGFFISGVIGIVIDKSNLMTNLFGSLGTTIGTQINDIWWFLPLALLNILLFHYAIGWWGAKAGLAWLLLLPYLLYAVVSTIAQGITWNTTAVVYLIGALVVGLTEEYIFRGALFASFKKAGVGDTALIVVSALIFAAFHLVNGLAGGNLIALVFQVLFTFGLGIFLGVIYLKTKALLPIAFAHGFYDFSVLAPGHALFNMGGITNILILTIALIILGVVYQKKIA
- a CDS encoding SPFH domain-containing protein, with product MMILFSVLIVLLLIILAFVVFTGIRIIPQNMVGMVSVLGKYQRQIAPGLHVVMPFITRVDRVDLAQVPLRLSEQSVISRDNAEVIISLSLNYHVTDPYKFTFENADSVKSMVQQSRAHLRGIIGTMDLNEVLNGTERINAALSKELGSITDAYGVNVDRINIDTIQPTPEIQESMNKQINATREREAAIARAEGEARSIELTTKAQNDALVSTAEANAKAVRLAADAEAYRIQKANDILSTVDANYLVAQNIDAFRDVAKSPANTVIVPNTAIDALGELKVAGQLLNTNQK